In a single window of the Acipenser ruthenus chromosome 20, fAciRut3.2 maternal haplotype, whole genome shotgun sequence genome:
- the LOC117962438 gene encoding tumor protein p73-like isoform X3: MLYISDQTQHYTTSQYNLLNSSMDQSLGSRAASASPYSSEHTSNVPTPSPYSQPNSTFDAMSPAPAIPSNTDYPGPHSFEVTFQQSSTAKSATWTYSPLLKKLYCQIAKTCPIQIKLSSLAPPGSVIRAMPVYKKAEHVTEVVKRCPNHELGRDFNDGQVAPASHLIRVEGNNLSQYVDDPVTGRQSVMVPYESPQVGTECTTILYNFMCNSSCVGGMNRRPILIIITLETRDGQVLGRRSFEGRICACPGRDRKADEDHFREQQAMNDSVNKNGNANKRTFKQTPPNIPGPSINMKKRRHGEEEIYYIPVRGRENFEILMKIKDSLELVELVPQQLVDSYRQQQQQLLQRQNPIQSPTSYGSVLPNMSKMHGGINKLPSVNQLVGQQPQQSQSAAPSMGPMGPGMMNSHHMQQNGDMNGGHSAQSMVSASHCTPPPQYNPDPSLVSFLSSLGCQNCIEYFTSQGLQNLYHLQNLTMEDLVALKIPEQLRLVIWRGLQDLKQGHDYGGQQLIRSSSSNTSTMAIGPTGELQRQRVMEAVHFRVRHTITIPNRTGTGTSEDWPDFGFDVPDCKSRKQSIKEEFTENEIN, from the exons TCCCAGTACAATCTGCTGAACAGCAGCATGGATCAAAGCCTGGGCAGCCGAGCCGCCTCTGCCAGCCCGTACAGCTCTGAGCACACCTCGAATGTCCCGACGCCTTCGCCCTACTCGCAGCCCAACTCTACCTTCGATGCCATGTCTCCCGCGCCAGCCATCCCCTCCAACACTGACTACCCGGGGCCACACAGCTTCGAGGTCACCTTCCAGCAATCCAGTACAGCCAAGTCAGCCACCTGGACG TACTCTCCCCTGCTGAAGAAGCTGTACTGTCAGATTGCCAAGACCTGTCCCATACAGATCAAGCTGTCCTCGCTGGCCCCCCCGGGCAGTGTGATCCGAGCGATGCCGGTCTATAAGAAGGCAGAGCATGTGACCGAAGTGGTGAAGCGCTGCCCCAACCACGAGCTTGGCAGGGACTTCAATGACG GTCAGGTGGCTCCAGCGAGTCACCTGATTCGAGTGGAAGGGAATAACCTGTCCCAGTACGTAGATGACCCAGTGACTGGGAGGCAGAGTGTGATGGTACCTTATGAGTCACCACAG GTTGGAACAGAATGCACTACGATCTTGTACAACTTCATGTGTAACAGCAGTTGTGTGGGAGGCATGAACAGAAGACCCATTCTTATTATTATAACTCTGGAGACCAGAGA TGGCCAGGTCCTGGGTCGCAGGTCGTTTGAGGGGCGTATCTGCGCCTGTCCTGGGCGGGACAGGAAAGCAGACGAGGATCACTTCCGCGAGCAGCAGGCCATGAACGACAGCGTGAACAAAAACGGCAACGCAAACAAACGCA cttttaaacagacaCCTCCGAACATCCCAGGCCCCAGCATCAATATGAAAAAGCGACGACATGGTGAAGAGGAGATTTATTATATTCCT GTGCGTGGCCGGGAGAACTTCGAGATCCTGATGAAGATCAAGGACAGTCTGGAGCTGGTGGAGCTGGTCCCTCAGCAACTGGTAGACTCGTAcagacagcaacagcagcagctgctCCAGAGACA GAACCCCATCCAGTCCCCCACCTCTTACGGCTCTGTGCTCCCCAACATGAGCAAGATGCACGGAGGAATCAACAAGCTGCCTTCCGTCAACCAGCTCGTGGGACAGCAACCCCAGCAAAGCCAGAGCGCAGCACCCAGCATGGGACCCATGG GTCCCGGCATGATGAACAGTCACCACATGCAGCAGAACGGTGACATGAATGGAGGTCATTCTGCCCAGTCAATGGTGTCCGCATCCCACTGCACCCCTCCCCCGCAATATAACCCTGACCCCAGCCTCGTCAG TTTTTTATCGAGTCTCGGATGTCAAAACTGCATTGAATACTTCACATCCCAGGGGTTACAGAACCTGTACCATCTCCAGAACCTAACCATGGAG GACCTTGTGGCTCTGAAGATCCCAGAGCAGCTCCGCCTTGTTATCTGGAGAGGGCTCCAGGACCTGAAACAGGGTCACGACTACGGGGGCCAACAGCTGATCCGCTCCTCCAGCAGCAACACCTCCACCATGGCCATCGGCCCCACGGGGGAGCTGCAGCGGCAGCGTGTCATGGAGGCCGTGCACTTCCGCGTGCGACATACCATCACCATCCCCAACCGCACTGGCACGGGAACCTCAGAGGACTGGCCTGACTTCGGCTTCGACGTCCCGGACTGCAAGTCCCGCAAGCAATCCATCAAGGAGGAGTTTACAGAAAATGAGATCAATTAG
- the LOC117962438 gene encoding tumor protein p73-like isoform X4 encodes MYYVKKKSQYNLLNSSMDQSLGSRAASASPYSSEHTSNVPTPSPYSQPNSTFDAMSPAPAIPSNTDYPGPHSFEVTFQQSSTAKSATWTYSPLLKKLYCQIAKTCPIQIKLSSLAPPGSVIRAMPVYKKAEHVTEVVKRCPNHELGRDFNDGQVAPASHLIRVEGNNLSQYVDDPVTGRQSVMVPYESPQVGTECTTILYNFMCNSSCVGGMNRRPILIIITLETRDGQVLGRRSFEGRICACPGRDRKADEDHFREQQAMNDSVNKNGNANKRTFKQTPPNIPGPSINMKKRRHGEEEIYYIPVRGRENFEILMKIKDSLELVELVPQQLVDSYRQQQQQLLQRQNPIQSPTSYGSVLPNMSKMHGGINKLPSVNQLVGQQPQQSQSAAPSMGPMGPGMMNSHHMQQNGDMNGGHSAQSMVSASHCTPPPQYNPDPSLVSFLSSLGCQNCIEYFTSQGLQNLYHLQNLTMEDLVALKIPEQLRLVIWRGLQDLKQGHDYGGQQLIRSSSSNTSTMAIGPTGELQRQRVMEAVHFRVRHTITIPNRTGTGTSEDWPDFGFDVPDCKSRKQSIKEEFTENEIN; translated from the exons ATGTACTACGTGAAAAAGAAG TCCCAGTACAATCTGCTGAACAGCAGCATGGATCAAAGCCTGGGCAGCCGAGCCGCCTCTGCCAGCCCGTACAGCTCTGAGCACACCTCGAATGTCCCGACGCCTTCGCCCTACTCGCAGCCCAACTCTACCTTCGATGCCATGTCTCCCGCGCCAGCCATCCCCTCCAACACTGACTACCCGGGGCCACACAGCTTCGAGGTCACCTTCCAGCAATCCAGTACAGCCAAGTCAGCCACCTGGACG TACTCTCCCCTGCTGAAGAAGCTGTACTGTCAGATTGCCAAGACCTGTCCCATACAGATCAAGCTGTCCTCGCTGGCCCCCCCGGGCAGTGTGATCCGAGCGATGCCGGTCTATAAGAAGGCAGAGCATGTGACCGAAGTGGTGAAGCGCTGCCCCAACCACGAGCTTGGCAGGGACTTCAATGACG GTCAGGTGGCTCCAGCGAGTCACCTGATTCGAGTGGAAGGGAATAACCTGTCCCAGTACGTAGATGACCCAGTGACTGGGAGGCAGAGTGTGATGGTACCTTATGAGTCACCACAG GTTGGAACAGAATGCACTACGATCTTGTACAACTTCATGTGTAACAGCAGTTGTGTGGGAGGCATGAACAGAAGACCCATTCTTATTATTATAACTCTGGAGACCAGAGA TGGCCAGGTCCTGGGTCGCAGGTCGTTTGAGGGGCGTATCTGCGCCTGTCCTGGGCGGGACAGGAAAGCAGACGAGGATCACTTCCGCGAGCAGCAGGCCATGAACGACAGCGTGAACAAAAACGGCAACGCAAACAAACGCA cttttaaacagacaCCTCCGAACATCCCAGGCCCCAGCATCAATATGAAAAAGCGACGACATGGTGAAGAGGAGATTTATTATATTCCT GTGCGTGGCCGGGAGAACTTCGAGATCCTGATGAAGATCAAGGACAGTCTGGAGCTGGTGGAGCTGGTCCCTCAGCAACTGGTAGACTCGTAcagacagcaacagcagcagctgctCCAGAGACA GAACCCCATCCAGTCCCCCACCTCTTACGGCTCTGTGCTCCCCAACATGAGCAAGATGCACGGAGGAATCAACAAGCTGCCTTCCGTCAACCAGCTCGTGGGACAGCAACCCCAGCAAAGCCAGAGCGCAGCACCCAGCATGGGACCCATGG GTCCCGGCATGATGAACAGTCACCACATGCAGCAGAACGGTGACATGAATGGAGGTCATTCTGCCCAGTCAATGGTGTCCGCATCCCACTGCACCCCTCCCCCGCAATATAACCCTGACCCCAGCCTCGTCAG TTTTTTATCGAGTCTCGGATGTCAAAACTGCATTGAATACTTCACATCCCAGGGGTTACAGAACCTGTACCATCTCCAGAACCTAACCATGGAG GACCTTGTGGCTCTGAAGATCCCAGAGCAGCTCCGCCTTGTTATCTGGAGAGGGCTCCAGGACCTGAAACAGGGTCACGACTACGGGGGCCAACAGCTGATCCGCTCCTCCAGCAGCAACACCTCCACCATGGCCATCGGCCCCACGGGGGAGCTGCAGCGGCAGCGTGTCATGGAGGCCGTGCACTTCCGCGTGCGACATACCATCACCATCCCCAACCGCACTGGCACGGGAACCTCAGAGGACTGGCCTGACTTCGGCTTCGACGTCCCGGACTGCAAGTCCCGCAAGCAATCCATCAAGGAGGAGTTTACAGAAAATGAGATCAATTAG